Part of the Carcharodon carcharias isolate sCarCar2 chromosome 11, sCarCar2.pri, whole genome shotgun sequence genome, TGTAGCAACCCTGCAGACCTTTTCCTGTTAGGAAAAAAATACTTTATTGTTTGGCAGCACCAGGAGACAGCACTGTTAGCTGGAAGCATGACCTGTAACTCGCCCATTGATCTAACCACTGCAGATTGAGCCAGGGCTCCTCTGTAGGTGTCTGTAATTGTTTTTGCTAAAAAGCGAAGGGAGACTCACATACACCATCAACAGCTAACTATGTGTAGATAAGGCAATGTTGTTGTGACCTCAGTGGACCTCATTCCATAAGTGATTACTTTACTTTAATGCCCTTGGTCCTGCTGCTAATGTTTTTGCATATTGTAGAACAAAGAGAAATCTTGGAGCTCAAGAGCTGTGTAAAATGTTCTTAAAAATAGAGAACCAGCATCTTATTTTCCACATACTGACACAACAATTTTCAGCAGTCTATGCTTATCTATaaggagaggaggagtgaatgttgCATTAAAGGTTCCACAAAATGGTAGTATACATTAGTTGCGATCAAGAATGTTTAGCAGACGCTTAAATTTTTGGCCCCTTGTTAAACATTAGAGACTAGTCCCGATGACACTAAGCAAACCAAATAAGATATTGCCTGAAGATTTGAACATTGTTATAGACAAGCCATAAATTACTGGATAGGTGATCAATTCTATTTTGGAGCGaatcctacattataacagtggttACAGTTTGAAAGTACTTGTTGGCAATAAAGCGCTatttgctatataaatacaagtctttcttttcttttaatgTAGGTTGATGAATTTCTGCATTAGCCAGCAGTTAAGATATCTGTTGATTCATCGTGTGCATAATTCTTCACAAAATCTACTTTTTTACCTCCTGTTGGTGACTAGATATAGGGCATTTGACCAGATTTGAATTCAGATTTTTAACACAACAGGGAAGTTTTTCATTGTTCATGGAGATAGGTTATGATATTCATGCTGTTTGTTTCCCTTGTTTTATGGAGGAGTAATAGAAGATAGCAGGACATGAACTCCTTTATTCTCCTGGATGCTGAAAATCAGTTGTTATTTTTCAGTTGGGTTGTAGTGGCATAATACTGGTTTTAACATTTGCTATACATTGCACTTGAAGTCTGCTTAACACAATTTTGGCACATCTGAAACTACaataacaaaaacttgcatttatacagcgcctttaaCACAGTGCAATGTCATTAAAGCACTTCACAGAGGTGCTATTAAACAAAATTTAATGCTGACCCAcatggagatattagggcagacaaTCAGAAGCTTTGTTGTAGAGAAGTTTTAAGAAGTGCCTAGAAAGGGGGGGCAAGCGgaagtggggcccgctcgccgagacgtaaaatgacacagggtgacgtcgggcgtgtgcccCAACCTCACCGTGCGTCACTTAGATTTTTTTTCCGACTCGGCTTCGCGCTTGCCGAACTGTCAAAAACctgttaaggcctgttaaaaagcaattaaggcaatcagctgagctgaggcaaagagcccaggcgaccttcgcatttttcatagaacctcatccacgggcaggatgaggtttcatgaatgatttaaaattttcagaaaaattgTTATTAAAATGAATGCACATGTACCAGCTAATGGGCTGAGTTTTGCCGTCGgtaagcagggggtggggcccacttgccaatgcgcaaaatgatgcgggatgacatcggggggaacccccaacatcatcccgccccatttaaattttcaggaaggcgggggcacagccaaatcagctgtccgcccgccgtcctgtcaatggccaattgaggccattgacaggataattaaaataattaaaggacctgcccgtccaaccttaaggctggtgggcaggccaggagccccagtgggcttctggaaaaacatgaaacctcatccaccggcgggatgaggtttcatgtggggtttaaaaaactttaataaagtttgagtgaaatttattaacatgtcccatctcgtgtgacattgtcacctgAGGGGGGACATCTTAaggtttttttatttttctatttttaatgtttgtacaagtATAAgcggtctccctgaggcaacacttagcctcagggagatgtgcactctgtcgtgtgcatgcgcgaaagagcgcactctcgcatttggggaatccaccccgcctgcacagggagcacatagtgcttcccaccggacgtcacgctgggtgggccttaattggcccgcccacttaaaatggtggcggggcccgctcctcacgcggggatcggctcccaacccaccggagattgggtcgggcccgcccgtccgttgggcagaaaattctgccccatgtgacagtttcacatgaggggacatgttaggaaaaATTCTTTCACCACACTTTAATAAAATGttgaaacttaaaactaatctcggagatttctgcactttttCACGCACACCTAACTCAGGCAACCacccccacctcttccccccccccccccccccccccccccgcccgcacagggaacgcaaagcgcttccaggtgcacatcacactgggcgggccttaattggcctgcccatgtaaaatggcggcacccagccgatcaggggtgccaatcggctgcgcgcccgcccccgcacaatccccctgacggggagaaaattctaccCGGGAAATAGAGGGAGAATGGGAGCCAGAATTAGTGAAATAACAGACATGccagagggctgtagggctggaaagatgagggagagagagtaatgaTGCAATTGGGAGCTTTGAGAATGAGGATGATCATTTTAAGCTCGAGGAGTTGCTTTACTGGAAACCACTGTAAGTCAGTGAATGCAGGGATTGACGGATGAATGGGACTTAGTGCAGTAAAAGCACAGACtaagttttggataacctcaagttcaTGATGATTTGAAGTGGGAGTTTGGCCAGGAAtggattggaatagtcaaatctagaggcaACAAAAGCAAgtctgagggtttcagcagcacatgAGCTGAGGCGGGGCTGGAtttgggcaatgttatggaggctGAAATAGGCTGTCTTACTGATGGTTTGGATGCATGTTTGGAAGCTTATATTAGGGTCAAATGTTGTCACCAAGTTTGTAAATTGTCTGGCTCGGCCTCAGATGGCTGTCGGAATGAGGGATGGAGTAGTCAGCTGGGAAATGGAATTTGTAGTGGGGACTGAGGACAATGGCTGAAGACAATATTTTTGCTCATCCAGTGCTAAATGTCAGACAAGACAGTTGAAGGATTGGGAAGGGTAGTGATGGGGTAGAGCTTGGTGTCATTTTttgtcagtttccacatgtacaccGAACTAATGTACAAACTTAAAAACCTAAATAGGCATATGATCATGAACAATTTTAGTGTAATTAACCAAAGGATTAAAACTAATGCAAACTTACTACcaactttttctctttccctgCGCGTCCCCATGTCCCCTGGCCCCACTTTGGTCTGCATTCCAGCCACTAGGAATATGTTGCTCGAGACCTATATTTATGGTGGGTGGGGTAAGCAAAAAACTTTTTTAGGTTATGATGTTTCTGTCATAATGAATGTGGGTTCCACCCTCATGGCAGCCCATTATTATAACTGTTAAAACCatagaaaaaaatgaaaattatTCTGGACTTTTAACTAGTATAGAATAAGTTGATTTTGAATTGTTCCATTGATTAGCAAAATGTATAGTGAACTGATTTGTAGGAAAGTATATTGAGTTTGCATGTATATATGTACAGTATTTATATTAATGCTGCATTACCCCACAATTTTAGTTCCAAAATACCTCCTGCAAAATAACTGGCTTGGAAAACTAAGCTTTTAATCAGTGAACCATATTATGACTCATGTAAAGTTTTTTGTACTGGTCTGTAGCTATGTAGTGCAATTGGGCATGCAGACTAGAGGGTCTGCTTCTAGTCATTTCTGTTTGCTTGACTAGCTGTAAAAAATGCAAAACTATATTGTACCCCAATGATTTGATGGCTAATTTGGAATATTCTCCTACTTACCCcattcccctcctcaccccaccaccaccatcaatttGGGGCTGTTTAGGAAGGAACTTCAAAAGAAATTGTGTGGTTACATAGCAAATTATTAATGGTTATGCACAGAAGAAATGGTTCTGACTCCATGATTTGTATTTCATTTTGTAGAATTCAATCCGTCACAATCTGTCACTGCACAGCAAGTTTGTAAGAGTTCAGAATGAAGGAACTGGCAAGAGTTCTTGGTGGATGCTGAATCCCGAAGGGGGAAAGAGTGGAAAATCTCCAAGGAGACGAGCAGCTTCCATGGATAACAACAGCAAGTTTGCTAAAAGCAGAGGGAGAGCAGCTAAAAAAAAGGCTGCACTTCAGGCGGGCCAAGATGGCAGCGCTGATAGTCCGGGAACACAATTCTCAAAATGGCCTGGAAGTCCCAATTCCCACAGTAATGATGACTTTGATGCCTGGACCACTTTCAGAACGAGAACTGGCTCAAATGCTAGCACATTAAGTGGAAGGCTTTCACCTATTATGCCAGAACAAGAAGATATTGGGGATGGTGAGGTTCATCAAATGTCACCCTTAGTCTACCCTGGTACCTCAAGTAAAATGGCATCAACGCTACCAAGTCTAAGTGAGATGACTAGTTCTATGAACAATTCCATGACTGAAAATGTAATGGAGGATCTTTTGGATAACTTAAATCTTTTGTCCCCAAATTCATCAATGGTAGCATCTACCCAGCCTTCATCAGTGTCACTAATGCAGCAAAGTACTGGCTATTCTTTTCCACCTCAGAACACAGCCATTGGTTCACAGACCCCAGATTACAGAAAGTGCCTGTATGCTCAAAGCAGTATGAATCCCCTACAGCAAATTCCTTTGCAGACTTTTCAAGAAAAGAAACAGAGCTTTGGACCGATTACCCAATATAACTGTCCAACAGGACTCCTTAAAGAGTTACTAACTTCTGACTCCCCGCCTCATAGTGATATGCTGCCACAAGTAGATACTGTGGTATCACAAGCTAATAGTAGGATGGCCAGTCAAAATATGATGATCCCCACAACATATACCAATCAGGCAGTTCACACCAAGATGATGAACCCCAGCATCCAGCAACATCCAGTACATAGTCAGCATTCATTCACAATAAATGGCCGTGCCTTACCTCAAACAGTGAGCATCATGGCTCATCCTTCAAATATCCGGCATCCGTCCGCACCAAAAAGTCAGCTACAAATGCCTATGTCTTTGCAAGTAAATGCAATGGATCCATGTAATGGCGGTTACGGAAGAATGAATCTTGCTGCTGTGAGTCAGGAGAGGCTGCCTAGTGATTTGGACGATATGTTCATTGAAAGGCTGGACTGTGATGTTGAATCCATTATTCGTAATGATCTTATGGATGGCGATACTCTAGATTTTAACTTTGACTGCTATTCAAACAGTGCAAAGGCATCCACACACAGCTGGGTATCTGGCTAAATTTTACAGCGAGGTGGGTATTAGATCTCAAACCAAAACTGCATGCTTTCACTTTGATTATTAATGTTAATGAGATTAAGATTCTAAAATGTCACTGTCAGTTTAGGGACGACTGTGAAAATAAATGGAATTGGTAATGGGATGCTGTATACAGAGTATGCCTTTAATACACTATTATGGGACTATATAATGAACACAATCTTGTGTAAAATCAGCATTTGGGGAAAAAATACCATTGTAGGCgttgggaggtgaggggggtgggagcaGAATGGAAGGAGAAATTTAACGGGTAGGAACCTACTGCCCAGCGGCAGTTTGAGGGAAGCAGCTGTCGGTCTGTGGAAATTGGAAACCTGTTGCCTGTCCACCAGGACTGAAGCAGGAGGAAGCCTGAACTTTGCTTGAGGCCCAGAGGAACAGAAGTGCCCCTCTTGGCCTtacaatggaaaataaaaaaCTTTAATAGCTTCTTCTGTTTCCACTCCTGTCTTGACCTGAGTCCACCTGATGGGAAGCTACCATGGCTTTCCCACTCGCACATACAAAATTGCAGTTGGGATTTGATAATGTCATCGGACCCCAATCTGCATATTTTAAGGAAGAACTCCGTGGTTTGCTGTAGGCTCAGAGGAGCAGATTAAGATCAGAGCTGGAATCCGGTTGGTGCATTTGGTAGGTAAGTCACCTGGACAGTTTAATTACGTACCATCTGGTTAAAATTTTTTGTAAAGAACTGATTACTGCAGTTTCTGAATTTGTAATTCTGTCCTTTTTAGCTTTGTAATGCATATGCTGCAAGTTATCTCATATCAGTAGTGCAAACTGAAATCTTTTTTCGAGTGGGTGCTGTTCCATCCTTAAAGTATCAGTTAGTGCCTTGCTCTATGTAggagtaaagaaacaaaatttCAGAGCTTTGACAGAGAAATATATGCTTACAAAACTAAGGCATCCCTTTTGTACCTGTGAAAAATCACTGAACGTAAAACAATTGCTACCATTTTCTAGGTCGGAATTAAGATAACTTTATCCCACCACACACTGAAAGAACATTTCATTTTGTGTCTTGCTTTGTCTTGGTCATAGTGCATTATTCTATAGTTTTTAATGGACTGGCAAACTCCCCCATGTTCTGTGTTGGTGTCACTTTGTCTCAGAAAGTGTGAGTTAAGTCCCATTGCACACTTGAGCAACTAATCTGACACTTGAGACCAGCATCaaggctgcattgtcagagatgtgGTTTTTCAGCTGAGATTTAGAATCAAGGT contains:
- the foxo1a gene encoding forkhead box protein O1-A, with protein sequence MAEAPPLQQVVEIDPDFEPQSRPRSCTWPLPRPDFSCASSPASVKQEGQSEFSLTPEGAGRVSASVSPALVLEEQDEDFEQKPAVLGLECCGDFPCQQQHQHQHQQPQQQQQVPSAGAASAAQRKSSSSRRNAWGNLSYADLITKAIESSPEKRLTLSQIYDWMVRSVPYFKDKGDSNSSAGWKNSIRHNLSLHSKFVRVQNEGTGKSSWWMLNPEGGKSGKSPRRRAASMDNNSKFAKSRGRAAKKKAALQAGQDGSADSPGTQFSKWPGSPNSHSNDDFDAWTTFRTRTGSNASTLSGRLSPIMPEQEDIGDGEVHQMSPLVYPGTSSKMASTLPSLSEMTSSMNNSMTENVMEDLLDNLNLLSPNSSMVASTQPSSVSLMQQSTGYSFPPQNTAIGSQTPDYRKCLYAQSSMNPLQQIPLQTFQEKKQSFGPITQYNCPTGLLKELLTSDSPPHSDMLPQVDTVVSQANSRMASQNMMIPTTYTNQAVHTKMMNPSIQQHPVHSQHSFTINGRALPQTVSIMAHPSNIRHPSAPKSQLQMPMSLQVNAMDPCNGGYGRMNLAAVSQERLPSDLDDMFIERLDCDVESIIRNDLMDGDTLDFNFDCYSNSAKASTHSWVSG